A window of the Henckelia pumila isolate YLH828 chromosome 3, ASM3356847v2, whole genome shotgun sequence genome harbors these coding sequences:
- the LOC140892697 gene encoding putative pectate lyase 21 — protein MGLSLPYRHVDSSLRALAGQAEGFGCSAVGGLHGDVYSVTTLADDGPGSLRDGCRKQEPSWIIFEISGTIKLSSTLSVSSYKTIDGRGQKIKLTEKGLRLRECEHVIICNLILEGGRGHDVDAIQIKPKSKHIWIDRCSLSDYSDGLIDITLESTDISVSRCHFSNHDKTILIGANPSNTCDRCMRVTIHHCFFDGTRQRHPRVRFGRVHLYNNYTRGWGIYAVCASVDSQIYSQCNIYEAGQKKVALKYLMEKATDKPEECSGCIKSEGDWFVCGTQSGLKPLPTDSCVFHPCDYYQTWTAEAPTEDLKHFLKHSTGWQHIPLPVDTPCS, from the exons ATGGGGTTGAGTTTGCCTTACCGCCATGTCGACTCCAGCTTGCGGGCTTTGGCCGGACAAGCGGAGGGCTTCGGCTGCTCCGCCGTCGGAGGGCTACACGGTGACGTTTATAGTGTCACCACCCTCGCAG ATGATGGACCAGGTTCACTACGCGACGGATGCCGCAAACAAGAACCTTCATGGATCATATTTGAGATTTCGGGAACCATCAAACTCTCCTCAACTTTAAGTGTATCATCCTACAAAACCATCGATGGGCGTGGCCAGAAGATTAAACTCACTGAAAAAGGCCTAAGATTAAGAGAGTGTGAGCATGTGATAATATGCAATCTCATCCTAGAAGGTGGCAGAGGACACGATGTGGATGCGATTCAGATCAAGCCAAAATCCAAGCACATATGGATAGATCGTTGCAGCCTCAGCGATTACTCTGACGGGCTGATAGATATCACACTCGAAAGTACCGATATTTCAGTTTCTCG GTGCCACTTCTCGAATCACGATAAAACGATACTTATTGGGGCGAATCCTTCCAACACTTGTGACAGATGTATGAGGGTTACAATTCACCATTGTTTCTTCGATGGGACTCGGCAGAGGCACCCAAGGGTTCGATTCGGGAGAGTACACTTGTACAACAATTATACTAGAGGTTGGGGAATTTATGCTGTTTGTGCTAGTGTTGATTCACAG atATATTCACAATGCAACATATATGAAGCTGGACAAAAGAAGGTGGCCCTTAAATATCTCATGGAGAAG GCAACGGACAAGCCCGAGGAATGCAGTGGTTGCATAAAATCCGAAGGCGACTGGTTTGTTTGTGGAACTCAGTCTGGCTTAAAACCCCTTCCGACCGACAGTTGCGTGTTCCATCCCTGCGATTACTACCAGACGTGGACTGCCGAAGCTCCCACGGAAGATCTCAAACATTTTCTGAAACACTCTACTGGCTGGCAACACATCCCTCTTCCTGTTGATACaccatgttcttga